A single Pyxicephalus adspersus chromosome 8, UCB_Pads_2.0, whole genome shotgun sequence DNA region contains:
- the ELOVL1 gene encoding very long chain fatty acid elongase 1 — MHSPFLPGAILLGYVYFVLSLGPRLMANRKPFDLKPLMVVYNFSLVGLSAYIVYEFLMSGWLTGYTWKCDPVDQSDSPMALRMVRVAWLFLFSKFIELLDTVFFVVRKKNEQITFLHIFHHSVLPWSWWWGVKFGPGGMGSFHAMINSLVHVIMYFYYGLSAAGPRFQKFLWWKKHMTAIQLIQFVLVSIHISQYYFMSTCGYQFPIFIHLIWIYGTVFFILFSNFWYQAYTRGKRLPKSSTAASNGEVHQNGKAKNGKAKKN, encoded by the exons ATGCACTCACCTTTCCTGCCTGGCGCCATTCTCCTGGGCTATGTCTACTTCGTCCTGTCTTTGGGGCCAAGACTAATGGCCAATAGGAAGCCTTTTGACCTGAAGCCATTGATGGTTGTGTACAACTTCAGCCTGGTGGGGCTTTCTGCTTACATTGTTTATGAG TTTCTCATGTCTGGCTGGTTGACTGGATACACTTGGAAGTGCGACCCCGTGGACCAATCCGATTCACCAATGGCCCTGCGG ATGGTACGAGTGGCCTGGCTCTTCTTATTCTCCAAGTTTATTGAACTCCTTGATACC GTCTTCTTTGTGGTGAGGAAGAAGAATGAGCAGATTACATTTCTCCACATCTTCCATCACTCTGTTCTTCCATGGAGCTGGTGGTGGGGTGTCAAGTTCGGTCCAG GTGGTATGGGATCCTTCCACGCCATGATCAATTCTCTAGTCCATGTCATCATGTACTTCTACTATGGTCTCTCCGCTGCCGGCCCACGCTTTCAGAAATTTCTCTGGTGGAAAAAGCACATGACCGCCATACAGTTG ATTCAGTTCGTTCTGGTCTCCATCCACATTTCTCAGTATTACTTCATGTCCACCTGCGGTTACCAATTCCCCATCTTCATCCACCTCATCTGGATCTACGGCACAGTCTTCTTTATCCTCTTTTCCAATTTCTGGTACCAGGCCTACACCAGAGGAAAACGTCTCCCAAAATCAAGCACAGCAGCATCCAACGGAGAAGTGCATCAAAATGGAAAAGCCAAGAACGGCAAAGCTAAGAAAAACTAA
- the CDC20 gene encoding cell division cycle protein 20 homolog: MAQFVFENDLNSILKLDAPITNAPLARWQRKAKEGGCSSTNTSINTSVLSPMKAANRSHSSSKTPSKTPGKSQGKLQGTPSRVGGDRFIPSRSAMQMDVASFLLTKENEPTAQSPTKKEQQKAWAVTLNGFDMEEAKILRLGGKSLNAPEGYQNNLKVLYSQKATPGSSKKPSRYIPSMPDRVLDAPEIRNDYYLNLIDWSSQNLLAVALNDSVYLWNYLTGDILLLLQMENSEEYISSVSWFNGENYLAVGTSNAEVQLWDVEQQKRLRNMVSHSSRVGALSWNNHILSSGSRTGHIHHHDVRVAQHHVATLSGHSQEVCGLKWSPDGRYLASGANDNLVNIWPCVQGDSAEFAPVQTFTQHQGAVKAVSWCPWQSNVLATGGGTSDRHIRIWNVCSGTCLNSVDTHSQVCSILWSTTYKELISGHGFAQNQLVIWKYPTMTRVTELKGHSARVLNLAMSPDGCTVASAAADETLRLWKCFEVDPVTKKEKEKARNSSKSIIHQSIR, translated from the exons ATGGCGCAGTTTGTTTTTGAAAACGACCTCAACAGTATCCTAAAGTTGGATGCCCCCATCACAAACGCTCCTCTGGCACGATGGCAGCGGAAGGCGAAGGAAGGGGGCTGCTCCTCTACCAATACGTCTATAAACACCAGTGTCTTATCGCCCATGAAGGCAGCAAACCGGTCACACAGCTCCAGCAAGACCCCATCAAAGACTCCAG GAAAGTCCCAGGGTAAATTGCAGGGGACCCCATCCAGAGTTGGAGGCGATCGATTTATACCTAGTAGGAGTGCAATGCAGATGGATGTAGCCAGCTTCCTGCTGACTAAAGAAAATGAGCCTACAGCCCAATCCCCAACAAAGAAG GAGCAGCAGAAAGCTTGGGCTGTCACCCTTAATGGCTTTGACATGGAAGAGGCAAAAATCCTAAGACTTGGAGGAAAATCCTTAAATGCCCCTGAAG GTTATCAAAACAACTTAAAGGTTTTATACAGCCAAAAGGCAACACCTGGATCCAGCAAAAAACCCAGCCGGTACATCCCATCAATGCCAGATAGAGTCCTTGATGCTCCGGAGATCAGAAATGATTATT ATCTGAATCTGATTGACTGGAGTTCCCAGAATCTGCTGGCTGTGGCACTGAATGACTCGGTCTACCTGTGGAACTATTTGACTGGGGACATCCTCCTCCTACTGCAGATGGAGAACTCTGAGGAATATATTTCATCCGTCTCCTGGTTCAATGGGGAGAACTATCTGGCTGTGGGAACAAGCAATGCTGAAGTTCAG CTCTGGGATGTAGAGCAGCAGAAACGGCTTCGCAATATGGTCAGCCATTCTTCACGTGTCGGTGCTTTAAGCTGGAACAACCACATCCTGTCCAG TGGTTCTAGGACTGGTCACATCCACCATCACGACGTCCGGGTTGCTCAGCATCACGTAGCCACTCTGTCCGGACACTCACAAGAAGTCTGCGGTTTGAAATGGTCTCCAGATGGACGCTACCTGGCTAGTGGAGCAAATGACAACCTGGTGAACATCTGGCCATGTGTCCAAGGGGATTCTGCAGAATTTGCACCAGTACAGACCTTCACACAACACCAGGGGGCAGTTAAG GCTGTGTCTTGGTGCCCATGGCAGTCCAATGTACTGGCAACTGGTGGGGGAACAAGTGACAGACACATCAGGATCTGGAATGTCTGCTCTGGCACATGCTTAAATTCTGTGGACACCCACTCCCAG GTCTGTTCTATACTGTGGTCCACAACCTACAAAGAATTAATTTCCGGCCATGGGTTTGCACAGAACCAGCTTGTCATCTGGAAATATCCCACAATGACCAGAGTCACAGAACTGAAAG GTCACAGCGCACGGGTGCTCAATCTTGCAATGAGCCCAGATGGCTGCACCGTGGCCTCTGCTGCAGCCGATGAGACATTGCGCCTGTGGAAGTGTTTCGAGGTAGATCCCgtcacaaagaaagaaaaggagaaggccAGGAATAGCAGCAAAAGCATCATCCACCAGAGCATCCGATGA